In one Corallococcus sp. EGB genomic region, the following are encoded:
- a CDS encoding lamin tail domain-containing protein yields MRSSRLLLATLGAVLLLGSACSSDEPEVPHQVVCGDGKKEGAEQCDDGNTIGGDGCEADCTLPLPVAKCGDGKKEGAEECDDGNTIGGDGCEADCTLPVAKCGDGKKEGAEECDDGNTTGGDGCEADCTLTPTQAAQCWDKAPAPLPDGATCAVTKTGTAGKLFIGIVLKDGETLAGGQVLVDAQGVITCAACDCSQAAGAANATVVTCPTGVISPGLINPHDHITYPGSPLASTSVERYEHRHDWRTGNNRHTRLSNPSNSKADAIRWSELRQVMAGTTSIAGAGGQAGFLRNLDVSATAQQEGLAVPFADSDTFPLGDSSGTTLTDTCSYSSFPSSATLTSRTSAYMPHIAEGIAATARNEFRCLSAGAGNVLFPRTAIIHGVGLTAQDISEMVAHGTGLIWSPRSNISLYGDTAMVTAYKRMGASIALGTDWIRSGSMNLLRELRCADHLNTTRYAKTFTDEDLWRMVTGNAADLVDVYARVGRIAPGKVADLAIFRLGANAASPFRAVIAAEPADVVLTMRGGKPLYGDQALVDGLKGTDTCDALAVCGTQKAACVKSEIGKTLTEFKNSTDTQGLYPLFACGTPDNEPTCEPSRSAVNTSFPVAAVNGSTVYTGVASAADADADGIADSVDNCPTIFNPVRPMDNGRQLDTDGDGVGDACDPCPLEAGTTACQAFRGDDDDHDGVPTWKDNCPFVANADQKDTDGDGKGDVCDGCPNDANACSVADPTDFDYDGVLTPADNCPLVANPDQKDSDGDGVGDACDPCPVANAAGTACVTTVYDVKTTPRFGNQSLVGTKVAVDDVVVTALDAKVDNGYWVQVAHYPAGKGAENSGLFIYSAKSAVAVGDNIRVEGLLKDYFGLLEVTDAKVTKNSVANPLPAPVVVRTEAIRTNGPQAKALEGALVEVRNVFNTRLENTKREFIVDENKAGNPASSGLMVGDQAFNYPTQVLGTEYTALRGVLTFTFSDHKLMPRSAADMAIPLPPLPALTAFTSGGFARVGGTQAIPQPLTVTMANTYPVDVTVTIGSSNAASLAAAGGQVVIPAGQTSATVALAANAPAAAVTLTATLGTSSRTATLRVLGANEAATATDLTPATQQVAPGGTARFTVTFDRPVAAGTTLDVSVTPAGFGAVSAQAVTADALTATFDVTVGGASTGSGTVTLGGMSATVNVITDVPRLSSLTPSTATVNAGQSQVFTVSLESAPAQDVQVLLALTSPATPFGALSATSVTVGAGQTTATVTFTAAADGEGAGSVSASLNGLTRSASLTVLPPPAKLASVTPGAASVTVGKTQTFTVNLDRKAPVGGAVVDVAFTPSAQGSLSASTVTVPEGQTSATVVFTATQTPGSGQLTASYQGVTQQAAVTVAAAQGHVVISEFCGGTTANASDEFVELYNPTDVDVDMTGWKLQYRAAGATSKYGQSFTLPAGARIKAHGYYLLVGTAYSQSATVKEDATYGFNTSASPTAGGHVRLGTSAIGDADYDVNTIDMLGYGTAAAPEGGAGHAAPAHPASGGSLERKARATSTSATMAVGGEDEFAGNGYDSDNNASDFVPRTERQPQNSSSPIEMP; encoded by the coding sequence ATGCGCAGCTCCCGTTTATTGCTGGCCACTCTGGGCGCGGTCCTTTTGTTGGGCAGTGCCTGTAGTTCGGATGAACCAGAAGTCCCCCACCAGGTGGTCTGCGGCGACGGAAAAAAGGAAGGCGCCGAGCAGTGCGATGACGGCAACACCATCGGCGGCGACGGGTGCGAAGCGGACTGCACCCTCCCCCTCCCCGTTGCGAAGTGTGGCGACGGCAAGAAGGAAGGCGCCGAGGAGTGCGACGACGGCAACACCATTGGCGGCGACGGGTGCGAAGCGGACTGCACCCTCCCCGTTGCGAAGTGTGGCGACGGCAAGAAGGAAGGCGCCGAGGAGTGCGACGACGGCAACACCACTGGCGGCGACGGGTGCGAGGCGGACTGCACGCTCACGCCCACCCAGGCGGCGCAGTGCTGGGACAAGGCTCCCGCGCCGCTGCCGGACGGCGCCACCTGCGCGGTGACGAAGACGGGCACGGCGGGCAAGCTCTTCATCGGCATCGTGCTCAAGGACGGCGAGACGCTGGCGGGCGGCCAGGTGCTGGTGGACGCCCAGGGCGTCATCACCTGCGCCGCGTGCGACTGCTCGCAGGCGGCCGGCGCCGCGAACGCCACGGTGGTGACGTGCCCCACGGGCGTCATCTCGCCGGGCCTCATCAACCCGCATGACCACATCACGTACCCGGGCTCGCCGCTGGCGAGCACCAGCGTGGAGCGCTACGAGCACCGCCACGACTGGCGCACGGGCAACAACAGGCACACCCGGCTGAGCAACCCGTCCAACTCCAAGGCGGACGCGATCCGCTGGTCGGAGCTGCGCCAGGTGATGGCGGGCACCACCTCCATCGCGGGCGCGGGCGGGCAGGCGGGGTTCCTGCGCAACCTGGACGTGTCCGCCACCGCGCAGCAGGAGGGGCTGGCCGTGCCGTTCGCGGACTCGGACACCTTCCCGCTGGGCGACAGCAGCGGCACCACGCTGACGGACACCTGCTCGTACAGCTCGTTCCCGTCCTCGGCGACGCTCACCAGCCGCACGTCCGCGTATATGCCGCACATCGCGGAGGGCATCGCGGCCACGGCGCGCAACGAGTTCCGCTGCCTGTCCGCGGGCGCCGGCAACGTGCTGTTCCCGCGCACGGCCATCATCCACGGCGTGGGCCTCACCGCCCAGGACATCTCGGAGATGGTGGCGCACGGCACGGGCCTCATCTGGTCGCCGCGCTCCAACATCTCGCTGTACGGCGACACCGCGATGGTGACGGCGTACAAGCGGATGGGCGCGTCCATCGCCCTGGGCACGGACTGGATCCGCTCCGGCTCCATGAACCTGCTGCGCGAGCTGCGCTGCGCGGATCACCTCAACACCACGCGCTACGCGAAGACCTTCACGGACGAGGACCTGTGGCGCATGGTGACGGGCAACGCCGCGGACCTGGTGGACGTCTACGCGCGCGTGGGCCGCATCGCCCCGGGCAAGGTGGCGGACCTGGCCATCTTCCGCCTGGGCGCGAACGCGGCCTCGCCGTTCCGCGCGGTCATCGCCGCGGAGCCGGCGGACGTGGTGCTGACGATGCGCGGCGGCAAGCCGCTCTACGGTGACCAGGCGCTGGTGGACGGCCTCAAGGGCACGGACACCTGCGACGCCCTGGCCGTGTGCGGCACCCAGAAGGCCGCGTGCGTGAAGTCGGAGATTGGCAAGACGCTGACGGAGTTCAAGAACTCCACGGACACCCAGGGCCTCTACCCGCTGTTCGCGTGCGGCACCCCGGACAACGAGCCCACCTGCGAGCCTTCGCGCAGCGCGGTGAACACCAGCTTCCCGGTGGCCGCCGTCAACGGCTCCACCGTCTACACGGGCGTGGCGAGCGCGGCGGACGCGGACGCGGACGGCATCGCGGACTCCGTCGACAACTGCCCCACCATCTTCAACCCGGTGCGCCCCATGGACAACGGGCGGCAGCTGGACACGGACGGCGACGGCGTGGGTGACGCGTGCGACCCGTGCCCCCTGGAGGCGGGCACCACCGCGTGCCAGGCCTTCCGCGGCGACGACGACGACCACGACGGCGTGCCCACCTGGAAGGACAACTGCCCCTTCGTGGCCAACGCGGACCAGAAGGACACGGACGGCGACGGCAAGGGCGACGTGTGCGACGGCTGCCCGAACGACGCGAACGCGTGCTCGGTCGCGGACCCGACGGACTTCGACTACGACGGCGTGCTGACCCCGGCTGACAACTGCCCGCTGGTCGCCAACCCGGACCAGAAGGACTCCGACGGTGACGGCGTGGGCGACGCGTGCGACCCGTGCCCGGTGGCCAACGCCGCCGGCACCGCGTGCGTCACCACCGTCTACGACGTGAAGACGACGCCCCGCTTCGGCAACCAGTCGCTGGTGGGCACCAAGGTGGCGGTGGACGACGTGGTCGTGACCGCGCTGGATGCGAAGGTGGACAACGGCTACTGGGTGCAGGTGGCGCACTACCCGGCGGGCAAGGGGGCGGAGAACTCCGGCCTCTTCATCTACAGCGCCAAGTCCGCGGTCGCGGTGGGTGACAACATCCGCGTGGAGGGCTTGCTGAAGGACTACTTCGGGCTCCTGGAGGTGACGGACGCCAAGGTGACGAAGAACAGCGTGGCCAACCCGCTGCCGGCTCCGGTGGTGGTGCGCACGGAGGCCATCCGCACCAACGGCCCGCAGGCGAAGGCGCTGGAGGGCGCGCTGGTGGAGGTGCGCAACGTCTTCAACACCCGCCTGGAGAACACCAAGCGCGAGTTCATCGTGGACGAGAACAAGGCCGGCAACCCGGCGTCCTCGGGCCTGATGGTGGGTGACCAGGCCTTCAACTACCCCACGCAGGTGCTGGGCACGGAGTACACCGCGCTGCGCGGCGTGCTCACGTTCACCTTCAGCGACCACAAGCTGATGCCCCGGAGCGCGGCGGACATGGCCATCCCCCTGCCGCCCCTGCCGGCGCTGACGGCCTTCACGTCCGGCGGCTTCGCGCGCGTGGGCGGCACCCAGGCCATTCCCCAGCCCCTCACCGTGACGATGGCGAACACCTACCCGGTGGACGTCACCGTGACCATCGGCTCCTCCAACGCGGCGTCCCTGGCCGCGGCGGGCGGGCAGGTGGTGATTCCCGCCGGCCAGACCAGCGCCACGGTGGCGCTGGCGGCGAACGCGCCGGCCGCGGCGGTGACCCTCACCGCGACGCTGGGCACGTCCTCCCGGACGGCCACGCTGCGCGTGCTGGGCGCCAACGAGGCGGCCACCGCCACGGACCTCACCCCGGCGACGCAGCAGGTGGCGCCGGGCGGCACCGCGCGCTTCACCGTGACGTTCGACCGGCCGGTGGCGGCGGGCACGACGCTGGACGTGAGCGTGACGCCCGCGGGCTTCGGCGCCGTCAGCGCCCAGGCCGTGACGGCGGACGCGCTGACGGCCACCTTCGACGTGACCGTGGGCGGGGCCAGCACCGGCTCCGGCACGGTGACGCTGGGGGGCATGAGCGCCACGGTGAACGTCATCACGGACGTGCCGCGGCTCTCCTCGCTCACCCCGTCCACCGCCACGGTGAACGCGGGACAGTCGCAGGTGTTCACGGTGTCGCTGGAGTCCGCTCCGGCGCAGGACGTGCAGGTGCTGCTGGCGCTGACCTCGCCGGCCACGCCCTTTGGCGCGCTGTCCGCCACGTCGGTGACGGTGGGCGCGGGCCAGACGACGGCGACGGTGACGTTCACCGCCGCCGCGGACGGGGAGGGGGCGGGCTCGGTGTCCGCCTCGCTCAACGGCCTCACGCGCTCGGCGTCGCTGACCGTGCTGCCTCCGCCCGCGAAGCTCGCGAGCGTCACGCCGGGCGCGGCGTCCGTGACGGTGGGCAAGACGCAGACGTTCACCGTCAACCTGGACCGCAAGGCCCCCGTGGGCGGCGCGGTCGTGGACGTGGCGTTCACGCCCTCGGCGCAGGGCTCGCTGTCGGCCTCGACGGTGACGGTGCCGGAAGGCCAGACGTCTGCCACGGTCGTCTTCACCGCTACGCAGACCCCGGGCTCCGGCCAGCTCACCGCGTCCTACCAGGGCGTGACGCAGCAGGCGGCCGTCACCGTGGCCGCGGCGCAGGGCCACGTCGTCATCAGTGAGTTCTGCGGCGGCACCACCGCCAACGCGTCGGACGAGTTCGTGGAGCTCTACAACCCCACGGACGTGGACGTCGACATGACCGGCTGGAAGCTCCAGTACCGCGCGGCGGGCGCGACCTCGAAGTACGGGCAGTCGTTCACCCTGCCTGCGGGCGCGCGCATCAAGGCGCACGGCTACTACCTGCTGGTCGGCACTGCCTACTCCCAGAGCGCCACCGTGAAGGAGGACGCGACCTATGGGTTTAACACCTCCGCCAGCCCGACGGCTGGCGGCCACGTCCGCCTGGGCACGTCCGCCATCGGTGACGCGGACTACGACGTGAACACCATCGACATGCTGGGCTACGGCACGGCGGCGGCCCCTGAAGGTGGCGCGGGCCACGCCGCTCCGGCGCACCCGGCGTCCGGCGGCAGCCTGGAGCGCAAGGCCCGGGCGACCTCCACCTCCGCCACCATGGCGGTGGGCGGCGAGGATGAATTCGCGGGCAACGGCTACGACTCCGACAACAACGCGTCGGACTTCGTGCCCCGCACCGAGCGCCAGCCGCAGAACTCGTCGAGCCCCATCGAGATGCCGTAG
- a CDS encoding TetR/AcrR family transcriptional regulator, with amino-acid sequence MSKEPAKREIKQERAARTRIEILEAAITLFARRGYLSTTMSDLAKAIRMTPGALYWHFPTKEDLLLAAIEELHQRYLAEFAPLLAERRILSGREQLVFVVSRTSQFLRYHREYGIFFGMLSAESAESNDRVAEALREKISLYVAVLAGMIRYGQKRNEFRPEVDPVHMAHTMFGGYLGILLHHNLYRGTVNYDPLMASLDQILSGGLHVRGPLG; translated from the coding sequence ATGAGCAAGGAACCTGCGAAGCGCGAAATCAAACAGGAGCGGGCCGCGCGAACGCGGATCGAAATCCTGGAGGCCGCCATCACGTTGTTCGCCCGGCGGGGGTACTTGTCGACGACGATGTCGGACCTGGCGAAGGCCATCCGGATGACACCGGGCGCGCTTTACTGGCACTTCCCCACCAAGGAAGACCTGCTGCTGGCGGCCATCGAGGAGCTGCACCAGCGCTACCTGGCGGAGTTCGCGCCGCTGCTCGCCGAGCGCCGCATCCTGTCCGGCCGGGAGCAGCTGGTGTTCGTGGTGTCGCGCACGTCGCAGTTCCTGCGCTACCACCGCGAATACGGCATCTTCTTCGGGATGCTGTCCGCCGAGTCCGCGGAGTCCAACGACCGCGTGGCGGAGGCGCTGCGGGAGAAGATCTCCCTCTACGTGGCGGTGCTGGCGGGGATGATCCGCTACGGCCAGAAGCGCAATGAGTTCCGCCCGGAGGTGGACCCCGTGCACATGGCCCACACGATGTTTGGCGGCTACCTGGGCATCCTCCTGCACCACAACCTGTACCGGGGCACGGTGAACTACGACCCGCTGATGGCGTCGTTGGATCAAATCCTCTCCGGCGGGCTCCACGTGCGAGGCCCCCTGGGCTGA
- a CDS encoding metallophosphoesterase → MVESPLRIILFILLVSVASVYVHIYLYRRLFRDTSTNPTWRTAGKVLLTALCLPLLLSWVVTRVVPSAFIVAVAAWTWMGVAVYLLLSLALLGAVRWLVARTRGHRGVAAPLATPAPDPAPPPSLTELSVTVPPQAPAAPPVDEARRLFLARATAGSAVLAAGGLTGYGMWSAFHPPVVNEVAVRLPGLPKTLEGFSIVHMSDIHVGPIIERRFMDELVRRANALKPDLVVITGDLVDGTVKDLRHSVAALQNLQARTGTHFITGNHEYYWNASSWADALTGLGLTVLRNRHVTLGDAGGAFDLVGVDDWSMRNGPQGYNLDAAIEGRDRDRAAVLLAHQPSNWDVAAKAGMGLQLSGHTHGGQFFPFTLAVSAIWKHDAGLFQDGDSHLYVSRGTGFWGPPLRVAAPSEIVKVTLLAA, encoded by the coding sequence ATGGTGGAAAGCCCGTTGCGCATCATCCTCTTCATCCTCCTCGTCAGCGTCGCGTCGGTCTACGTCCACATCTACCTGTACCGGCGACTCTTCCGGGACACGTCCACGAACCCCACCTGGCGCACCGCCGGCAAGGTGCTGCTGACGGCGCTGTGCCTGCCGCTCCTGCTGTCCTGGGTGGTGACGCGCGTGGTGCCCTCCGCGTTCATCGTCGCCGTGGCCGCGTGGACGTGGATGGGCGTCGCCGTCTACCTGCTCCTGTCCCTGGCGCTGCTGGGCGCGGTGCGCTGGCTGGTGGCGCGCACGCGGGGCCACCGGGGTGTCGCCGCGCCGCTCGCCACGCCCGCGCCGGACCCTGCCCCACCGCCGTCGCTGACGGAGCTGTCCGTCACCGTGCCGCCCCAGGCTCCCGCGGCGCCGCCGGTGGATGAAGCGCGCCGGCTGTTCCTCGCGCGGGCCACCGCCGGGAGCGCGGTGCTCGCGGCGGGTGGCCTCACCGGCTACGGCATGTGGAGCGCGTTCCATCCGCCCGTGGTCAACGAAGTCGCGGTGCGGCTGCCCGGCCTGCCCAAGACGCTGGAGGGCTTCTCCATCGTCCACATGAGCGACATCCACGTGGGCCCCATCATCGAGCGGCGCTTCATGGACGAGTTGGTGCGGCGGGCCAACGCGCTCAAGCCGGACCTCGTCGTCATCACCGGCGACCTGGTGGACGGCACGGTGAAGGACCTGCGCCACTCCGTCGCGGCGCTCCAGAACCTCCAGGCGCGCACGGGCACCCACTTCATCACCGGCAATCACGAGTACTACTGGAACGCGAGCAGCTGGGCGGACGCGCTCACCGGCCTGGGCCTCACCGTGTTACGCAATCGTCACGTCACCCTTGGCGACGCGGGCGGCGCGTTCGACCTGGTGGGCGTGGACGACTGGTCCATGCGCAACGGCCCCCAGGGCTACAACCTGGACGCCGCCATTGAAGGCCGCGACCGCGACCGCGCCGCCGTGCTGCTCGCGCACCAACCATCCAATTGGGATGTCGCCGCGAAGGCGGGCATGGGGCTGCAGCTGTCCGGGCACACCCACGGCGGGCAGTTCTTCCCCTTCACGCTCGCGGTCTCCGCCATCTGGAAGCACGACGCCGGCCTCTTCCAGGACGGCGACAGCCACCTCTACGTCAGCCGGGGCACCGGCTTCTGGGGCCCGCCCCTGCGCGTCGCCGCCCCCTCTGAAATCGTTAAGGTGACGCTCCTGGCGGCGTGA
- a CDS encoding alpha/beta hydrolase-fold protein: MDDPRTLEARARQERTPLIDGDTATFVWKGPRPVFLQGDFQDWRGAPLPLERVGKGLWTRSLALPEDAYVEYALQDAKGRRLRDAFNPRRSDNGFGDFNHCFWMPKGEATALGRRVRGVPKGRVTRHQVETHEWAMGSKRAVALYAPPVRGPVPLMVVLDGDDYLKRVQLPTMVDNLIAAGRMRPVAMAFVSNGGPARTLEYTCSEATVGFLEQHVLSLAREHLSLVDERRTPGAHAVLGSSLGGLMALFVAQRLPGVFGRVLSQSGAFSIDGNDLVVFDLARRTGQPPLHVWMDCGRFEGLQDGNQRLRPILDAAGHRVSYRPYSGGHNYPAWQTSLPAGLEEIFSPAG; this comes from the coding sequence ATGGATGACCCCCGGACGCTGGAAGCCCGCGCGCGCCAGGAGCGCACGCCGCTCATCGACGGAGACACCGCCACCTTCGTGTGGAAGGGCCCCCGCCCCGTCTTCCTCCAGGGGGACTTCCAGGACTGGCGCGGCGCGCCCCTGCCGCTGGAGCGCGTGGGCAAGGGACTGTGGACGCGCTCGCTGGCGCTGCCCGAGGACGCCTATGTGGAGTACGCGCTCCAGGACGCGAAGGGCCGCCGCCTGCGCGACGCGTTCAACCCGCGCCGCTCCGACAACGGCTTCGGCGACTTCAACCACTGCTTCTGGATGCCGAAGGGCGAGGCCACGGCGCTGGGCAGGCGCGTGCGCGGCGTGCCGAAGGGCCGCGTGACGCGCCACCAGGTGGAGACGCACGAGTGGGCCATGGGCAGCAAGCGCGCGGTGGCCCTCTACGCGCCGCCCGTGCGCGGCCCCGTGCCGCTCATGGTGGTGCTGGACGGCGACGACTACTTGAAGCGGGTCCAGCTGCCCACGATGGTGGACAACCTGATCGCCGCGGGCCGCATGCGCCCGGTGGCCATGGCCTTCGTGTCCAACGGCGGCCCGGCCCGCACCCTCGAATACACGTGCAGCGAGGCCACCGTGGGCTTCCTCGAGCAGCACGTGCTGTCGCTGGCCCGCGAGCACCTGTCGCTGGTGGATGAGCGGCGCACGCCCGGCGCGCACGCGGTGCTGGGCTCGTCGCTGGGCGGCCTGATGGCGCTCTTCGTGGCCCAGCGCCTGCCGGGCGTCTTCGGCCGCGTGCTGTCCCAGTCCGGCGCCTTCTCCATCGACGGCAATGACCTGGTCGTCTTCGACCTGGCCCGGCGCACCGGCCAGCCGCCCCTGCATGTCTGGATGGACTGCGGCCGCTTCGAGGGACTCCAGGACGGCAACCAGCGCCTCCGGCCCATCCTCGACGCCGCCGGGCACCGCGTGAGCTACCGGCCCTACAGCGGAGGCCATAATTACCCCGCCTGGCAGACCAGCCTGCCCGCCGGTCTGGAAGAAATCTTCTCGCCCGCCGGCTGA
- a CDS encoding TIGR01777 family oxidoreductase has protein sequence MRVTCTGATGFLGPGLVQGLLEAGHTVHVLSRNVEHALGRLPSGVTGSFFDGSTPLSPDALAGAEGVVHLAGAPVDQRWTHEAKQHIHRSRVEGTHVLVEAMKQAGTVRNFVCASAVGYYGGHRAARTLTEEDPPGDDFLSHVCQDWEAQALRAEEAGIRTVRLRIGVVLHPAGGVLHRMLPVFRMGAGAKVGSGQQYVSWVHREDLFQLMRFVLEHPTLSGPVNATSPEPVTNAAFAHTLGAVLERPAALTVPGLVLKARFGEMARVALEGQRVMPRRALEVGFQFRYPDLAGALRDLLSPP, from the coding sequence GTGAGGGTGACGTGCACGGGCGCCACCGGCTTCCTCGGTCCAGGCCTTGTTCAAGGTTTGTTGGAGGCCGGCCACACCGTGCACGTGCTCAGCCGGAACGTGGAACACGCGCTCGGCCGCCTGCCTTCTGGGGTGACGGGGTCCTTCTTCGACGGGAGCACGCCGCTGTCGCCGGACGCGCTCGCGGGGGCGGAGGGCGTGGTGCACCTGGCGGGCGCGCCGGTGGATCAACGTTGGACGCACGAGGCGAAGCAGCACATCCACCGCAGCCGCGTGGAGGGCACGCACGTGCTGGTGGAGGCCATGAAGCAGGCCGGCACCGTGCGGAACTTCGTCTGCGCGTCGGCGGTGGGCTACTACGGCGGCCACCGGGCGGCGCGGACGCTGACGGAGGAGGACCCGCCCGGCGACGACTTCCTTTCCCACGTGTGTCAGGACTGGGAGGCGCAGGCCCTGCGCGCGGAGGAGGCGGGCATCCGCACGGTGCGCCTGCGCATCGGCGTGGTGCTGCACCCGGCGGGCGGCGTGCTGCACCGGATGCTGCCGGTGTTCCGCATGGGCGCGGGCGCGAAGGTGGGCAGCGGCCAGCAGTACGTCAGCTGGGTGCACCGCGAGGACCTCTTCCAGTTGATGCGCTTCGTGCTGGAGCACCCCACCCTGTCCGGCCCGGTGAACGCCACGTCGCCGGAGCCCGTCACCAACGCGGCCTTCGCGCACACGCTGGGCGCGGTGCTGGAGCGGCCCGCGGCGCTGACGGTGCCGGGGCTGGTGCTCAAGGCCCGCTTCGGGGAGATGGCGCGCGTGGCGCTGGAGGGCCAGCGGGTGATGCCCCGCCGCGCGCTGGAGGTGGGCTTCCAGTTCCGCTACCCCGACCTGGCCGGAGCGCTGCGCGACCTGCTGTCCCCACCCTGA
- a CDS encoding polyprenyl synthetase family protein, protein MATLLPNVQQSSAGAAYPEHAWLQLVQAQVEAALVQLFELPDEQALDARWTQAVGQARAYALRPAKRLRPALVLAGHGLARGSTVVPPGLWRFAAGLELLHTFLLIHDDVADQAELRRGGPVLHRMLAPGRPGEDLAVVMGDHLFARSLEAMLESGLPGASRVARYYLGVCRHTAAGQYLDLDLARVPLAEVSLFQTLRVAHLKTARYGFSAPLVCGAMLGGADVELQQGLERVGRAVGLAYQLRDDLIGLFGDTAVAGKASDGDFMQAKRTFPVVAAYVRASPAGREELERLWALPVECKDDAALARARELVADFGGRAACERAVERASRSARRCLQALPNPHGLRDLLDALIARLSHRAA, encoded by the coding sequence ATGGCCACCCTGCTTCCCAACGTGCAGCAGAGCTCCGCCGGAGCCGCGTACCCTGAACACGCCTGGCTGCAGCTCGTGCAGGCGCAGGTGGAGGCAGCGCTGGTCCAGTTGTTCGAGCTGCCGGACGAGCAGGCCCTGGACGCACGTTGGACACAGGCGGTGGGGCAGGCGCGGGCCTATGCGCTGCGGCCGGCGAAGCGGCTGAGGCCGGCGCTGGTGCTGGCGGGGCACGGGCTGGCGCGTGGGAGCACCGTGGTGCCGCCAGGGCTGTGGCGCTTCGCCGCGGGGCTGGAGCTGCTGCATACGTTCCTGCTCATCCACGACGACGTGGCGGATCAGGCGGAGCTGCGCCGGGGCGGGCCGGTGCTGCACCGGATGCTCGCTCCGGGGCGTCCGGGCGAGGACCTGGCGGTGGTGATGGGCGACCACCTCTTCGCTCGCTCGCTGGAGGCGATGCTGGAGTCGGGGCTGCCGGGCGCCTCGCGCGTGGCGCGCTACTACCTGGGCGTGTGCAGGCACACGGCCGCCGGGCAGTACCTGGACCTGGACCTGGCGCGCGTGCCGTTGGCGGAGGTGTCGCTCTTCCAGACGCTGCGCGTGGCGCACCTCAAGACGGCGCGCTACGGCTTCAGCGCCCCGCTGGTGTGCGGCGCCATGCTGGGCGGCGCGGACGTGGAGCTCCAGCAGGGACTGGAGCGGGTGGGGCGCGCGGTGGGGCTCGCGTACCAGCTGCGCGATGACCTCATCGGCCTGTTCGGCGACACGGCCGTGGCGGGCAAGGCGTCCGACGGCGACTTCATGCAGGCCAAGCGCACCTTCCCCGTGGTGGCCGCTTACGTGCGCGCCTCGCCCGCTGGCCGGGAGGAATTGGAGCGGCTGTGGGCGCTGCCGGTGGAGTGCAAGGACGACGCGGCGCTCGCCCGAGCGCGGGAGCTGGTGGCGGACTTCGGCGGCCGTGCGGCGTGTGAGCGCGCGGTGGAGCGGGCTTCTCGCTCGGCCCGGCGCTGCCTGCAGGCATTGCCCAACCCCCATGGCTTGAGGGACCTGCTGGACGCCCTCATCGCCCGGCTGTCGCATCGCGCGGCCTGA